One Triticum dicoccoides isolate Atlit2015 ecotype Zavitan chromosome 5B, WEW_v2.0, whole genome shotgun sequence genomic window carries:
- the LOC119310091 gene encoding putative wall-associated receptor kinase-like 16 produces MVVVMATAALVVVAGGAASPAPIGKRGCETRCGDVSVPYPFGFGQDRCSAAPGFKLNCVHGNTTDMSSGGARLLLGDHGDFEVKEISVKNRTIRGLSRPVFINATINNTGHSTVRSMGFGDNHWQYFLPPTSTKLVVTGCNVQVTLLFTSPSSTYGYTTGCCSHCNSSGVLTADDVQNNYMVGYCTTPVFWYLASYDVELKRVDGSSAINDNLPVYAFIAEEGWFGPHRAADLMNLGAERSVYGSKANKDDHLLAPLVLGWACPNDGTCNASVSANTNCSTPFEGAQYVCGCNPGYKGNPYLTDGCQDIDECKQAKDHGCFGLIIGLIVSLVPSLMLLVIGGLLIIRKLEHHRAEKLKRKFFNQNHGQLLQQLVSQRSDIGERMIITMKEIEKATNNFDQSRKLGGGGHGTIYKGILSDLHVVAIKKSNIMVQREIDEFINEVAILSQINHRNIVKLHGCCLETEVPLLAYEFISNGTLGDHLHNDSPKSISWGDRLRIGCEVGRAIAYLHSAVSVPVIHRDIKSSNILLDDAFTAKLSDFGASRYIPIDQSGRTATAVQGTIGYLDPMYYYAGRLSEKSDVYSFGILLLELFTRKIPIMYRTSEGDGLVAQFVELLEEGKLVDILDSQIVEEGGSEVEEVAALAASCIKLRGEERPTMRQVEMALKGIQANKFELGGSELKTRPKGILVI; encoded by the exons ATGGTGGTGGTGATGGCAACAGCTGCACTCGTGGTAGTAGCCGGCGGAGCAGCATCACCGGCCCCAATAGGGAAACGCGGCTGCGAAACGAGGTGCGGCGACGTGAGCGTGCCGTACCCGTTCGGCTTCGGCCAGGACAGGTGCTCCGCGGCGCCAGGCTTCAAGCTCAACTGCGTCCATGGCAACACTACCGATATGAGCTCAGGAGGAGCACGGCTCCTCCTGGGCGACCATGGAGACTTCGAGGTAAAGGAGATCTCGGTGAAAAACAGGACGATTCGTGGGCTCAGCCGCCCTGTCTTCATCAACGCCACTATCAACAACACCGGCCACAGTACCGTGAGGTCTATGGGCTTCGGAGACAACCACTGGCAGTACTTCCTGCCGCCGACCAGCACCAAGCTGGTGGTTACGGGGTGCAACGTGCAGGTGACGCTGCTCTTCACGTCTCCTAGCAGCACCTACGGCTACACCACCGGCTGCTGCTCTCACTGCAACAGCAGTGGTGTGCTCACCGCCGACGACGTCCAGAATAACTATATGGTCGGCTACTGCACTACGCCGGTCTTCTGGTACCTCGCTTCCTATGACGTGGAGCTCAAGCGGGTCGACGGGAGCAGCGCCATTAACGACAATCTACCCGTCTACGCGTTCATCGCCGAGGAAGGTTGGTTTGGTCCGCACCGGGCCGCTGATCTTATGAATCTAGGCGCCGAGCGTTCCGTTTACGGATCCAAGGCCAACAAGGATGATCATCTGTTGGCTCCCCTGGTCCTCGGCTGGGCATGTCCCAACGACGGAACCTGCAACGCCTCCGTCAGCGCCAACACCAACTGCAGCACCCCCTTTGAAGGAGCTCAGTACGTTTGCGGCTGCAATCCTGGCTACAAGGGTAACCCTTATCTCACTGATGGATGCCAAG ATATTGACGAGTGCAAGCAGGCAAAGGACCATGGGTGTTTCG GTTTAATCATTGGTCTCATCGTTTCTCTCGTCCCATCCCTCATGCTTTTGGTTATAGGTGGATTGTTAATAATCCGTAAGCTTGAGCATCATAGAGCTGAAAAGTTGAAACGGAAGTTCTTCAATCAAAATCATGGACAACTATTGCAACAGCTAGTATCTCAAAGGTCTGACATCGGTGAGAGGATGATCATCACTATGAAGGAGATAGAGAAGGCCACAAACAATTTTGATCAATCTCGTAAGCTCGGTGGCGGAGGGCATGGTACTATCTACAAAGGAATATTGTCAGACTTGCATGTTGTGGCCATCAAAAAGTCAAATATTATGGTCCAGAGAGAAATTGATGAGTTCATAAATGAGGTTGCCATACTATCACAAATCAACCATAGGAATATTGTCAAGCTTCATGGTTGTTGTCTCGAGACAGAAGTCCCACTCTTGGCATACGAATTTATTTCCAATGGAACCCTTGGTGATCATCTTCATAATGACTCACCAAAATCAATATCTTGGGGTGACAGGCTAAGGATCGGATGTGAAGTAGGAAGAGCTATTGCTTACCTTCATTCTGCTGTTTCAGTTCCTGTAATACACCGAGACATCAAATCTTCTAACATACTTCTTGATGATGCTTTCACGGCAAAACTATCAGACTTTGGTGCTTCAAGGTACATTCCTATCGACCAGTCAGGGAGAACCGCAACAGCAGTCCAAGGAACAATAGGATATCTAGATCCTATGTACTACTACGCCGGGCGGCTCTCAGAAAAGAGCGATGTTTATAGCTTCGGAATCCTACTTTTGGAGTTGTTTACGAGGAAGATACCAATCATGTATAGAACCTCAGAAGGTGATGGACTTGTTGCACAATTTGTTGAACTCCTAGAGGAAGGCAAACTAGTTGACATACTAGATTCCCAAATTGTAGAGGAGGGAGGTAGTGAAGTTGAAGAAGTAgctgctctcgctgcatcatgtatAAAGTTAAGAGGAGAGGAGAGGCCTACCATGAGGCAAGTTGAGATGGCACTCAAAGGCATTCAGGCAAACAAGTTTGAGCTTGGAGGAAGTGAGCTGAAGACACGACCAAAAGGAATTCTTGTTATCTAG